From Hylaeus volcanicus isolate JK05 chromosome 2, UHH_iyHylVolc1.0_haploid, whole genome shotgun sequence, the proteins below share one genomic window:
- the LOC128872575 gene encoding protein germ cell-less → MGSYASRIASMSNNAVHSVYRGRKRKCIEEDDFDSESDYINRTLQTPKKRKLLTTAQYIYKTLFQEEKGSDITVFMLGKAWRLHKVYISQSPYFASMFSGSWREANETVISVEIADPNITLDSLLTVFGSFYQDEVSLEPKDVTSILATSTLFQLQGLIDQCTDIMVETTNIKTVVPYYNAAVSYGVPVVKAAAKRWLEVNLLGYGWLHRTFLKEITPDLMAELIASPDLIAMQTEFCIYMLLRVWLFVHMHNKEETLEIEEYFRNHKWVKPFLTTEEGKEFVKPFQALRMKYLLLHDQDVKILYSDNLIPHEWLHNAYKEQWLHLLRIDANKDHGPKQMSEEEFSRECFRCGRCIEKAGEHVWRWSAFHFGLDLVVWLDSTTLRIKRNHKLDTDHIKANHNQHNIILKVSLISLDEQRQEKHIQSSGMLRLSLHKNEEKQVMSLDKELTYPLYISVNMQVVTPFVSTEEEKSADIIIFSDT, encoded by the exons ATGGGAAGTTATGCGAGCAGAATTGCGTCGATGTCAAACAATGCGGTGCACTCCGTGTACCGTGGTCGTAAACGAAAGTGCATCGAAGAGGATGATTTTGATTCCGAATCGGATTACATCAACCGAACGCTTCAAACGCCGAAAAA aagaaaattattgacaaCGGCacaatacatatacaaaacattatttcaagaagaaaaaggtaGCGATATAACTGTGTTCATGTTAGGGAAAGCATGGAGATTACATAAAGTTTACATCAGTCAG AGCCCATATTTTGCGAGCATGTTTTCAGGCTCATGGAGGGAAGCTAATGAGACAGTTATCAGTGTTGAGATTGCGGATCCTAACATCACATTggatt ctCTTTTGACCGTCTTTGGTTCCTTTTACCAGGATGAAGTCAGTTTGGAACCAAAAGATGTTACATCGATTTTAGCTACCTCTACGTTATTCCAGTTGCAAGGACTGATCGACCAATGCACAGACATCATGGTAGAaacaacaaatataaaaactgtTGTTCCTTACTATAATGCAGCTGTATCGTATGGTGTACCAGTGGTGAAAGCTGCAGCCAAGAGGTGGTTGGAAGTTAATCTCTTAGGATACGGATGGTTGcatagaacatttttaaaagaaatcacACCTGATTTAATGGCTGAGTTAATTGCTAGTCCTGACTTAATTGCCATGCAAACAGAATTCTGCATATATATGCTGCTAAGAGTGTG GTTGTTTGTTCATATGCACAATAAAGAAGAAACTCTTGAAATTgaggaatattttagaaatcatAAGTGGGTGAAACCATTCCTTACAACGGAAGAAGGCAAAGAATTTGTAAAACCTTTCCAAGCATTGAGAATGAAGTATCTTTTATTACACGACCaagatgtaaaaattttatacagCGATAATTTAATACCGCACGAATGGTTGCACAACGCGTATAAGGAACAATGGTTACATTTATTAAGAATAGATGCAAATAAGGATCACGG ACCAAAACAAATGAGCGAAGAGGAATTTTCTCGCGAATGTTTCCGTTGCGGAAGATGCATCGAGAAAGCCGGCGAACATGTTTGGAGATGGAGTGCGTTTCATTTTGGGTTAGATTTGGTTGTGTGGTTAGATAGTACCACCTTGCGGATTAAGAGGAATCACAAACTAGACACGGATCACATTAAAGCAAATCATAATCAGcacaatataattttaaa agtaagtttaatttcattggatGAACAACGCCAAGAAAAACATATTCAGAGTTCTGGTATGCTTAGGTTGTCACTTCATAAAAACGAAGAA AAACAAGTAATGTCTCTGGATAAAGAACTTACTTATCCATTGTATATATCGGTCAATATGCAAGTGGTAACGCCTTTCGTATCAACGGAAGAGGAAAAATCAGCCGATATAATCATATTCTCAGATACTTAG